One window from the genome of Diabrotica virgifera virgifera chromosome 6, PGI_DIABVI_V3a encodes:
- the LOC126887469 gene encoding uncharacterized protein LOC126887469 gives MDFKLAVITVFSLVSISQASIIPTVEVLQGPGSKTLLIGPDGSAIDSAAPGGTVVTNDHGSGLVAAGPAILPLGPEIVVNSPAGSIITSHSLAGPAVVPGVVPALAPSAGAVISAAISVEGPAAQNVEGAYVPDNTEALYDDGSYKGEH, from the exons ttggCAGTCATCACTGTTTTCAGTCTGGTGTCCATTAGCCAGGCTAGTATCATACCTACGGTGGAGGTATTACAAGGTCCTGGAAGCAAAACCCTTCTTATTGGTCCAGATGGAAGCGCGATAGACTCCGCAGCCCCTGGAGGAACAGTTGTTACCAATGATCATGGCTCAGGATTAGTAGCTGCTGGCCCTGCGATTCTTCCATTAG GTCCAGAGATTGTTGTAAATAGCCCGGCTGGTTCCATAATCACCAGTCACTCCTTGGCAGGCCCTGCAGTGGTGCCAGGAGTAGTACCAGCTCTCGCACCATCTGCAGGAGCTGTAATATCAGCCGCAATATCTGTTGAAGGACCAGCTGCTCAAAATGTTGAAGGAGCGTACGTTCCAGACAATACAGAAGCTTTATACGATGACGGATCATATAAGGGAGAAcactaa